cagcttgaacatatggaagttcatgattcatgtactgttgaagcctagcttggaaaatgttttgttttgttttgttttttaatttatttttattgaaggatagtagttttacagaattttgctgttttctgtcaaacctcaacatgaatcagccataggcatacatatattccctcctttttgaaactctctcccatctccctctccatcccacccctgtaaattgatacagccactatggaagatggtatggatgtagcttagagaattttgagcattactttgctagtgtgtaagatcagtgcaattgtgcggtagtttgagcattctttggcattgcctttctttgagattgaaatgaaaattggtcttttccagtcctgtggccactgctgagttttccaaatttgctggcatattgagtgcagcactttcacagcatcatcttccaggatttgaaatagctcaactggaattccatcacctccactagctttgttcctagtgatgcttactaaggcccacttgacttcatactccaggatgtctgggtctaggtgagtgatcacaccatcatggttatctgggtcatgaagatcttttttgcatagttctgtgtattcttgccacctcttcttaatatgcttAAAATGCTTctattagatccataccatttctttcctttactgagcccatcttttcatgaagtgttctcttggtatctctaattttcttgatgagatctctagtctttcctattctattgttttcctctatttctttgcattggtcaatgaggaagtctttcttatgtctccttgctactctttggaccTTTGCATTCAAAagagtatatctttctttttctcttttgccttttgcgtctcttcttttctcagctatttgtaaggcctcctcagacagccattttgcctttttccatttcttttccttggagatggtcttgctccctgtctcctgtacaacgtcatgaacctctgtccatagttcttcaagcactctgtctatcagatctaatcccttgaatctatttctcacttccactctacaatgataagggatttgatttaggtcatacctgaatggtctagtaggtttccctattttcttgatttttaaatctgaattttttgataaggagaagagtggagaaataactccagaaagaatgaagagacagagccaaagtgaaaataatgcccagttgtggatgtgactggtaatggaagtaaagtctaatgctgtaaagagcaataacgcataggaacctggaatgttaggtccatgaatcaaggcaaattggaaatggtcaaacaggagatggcaagagtgaacatcgacattttaggagtcaatgaactaagatggactggaatgggtgaatttaactcagatgaccattatatctactactgtgggcaggaatccctcagaaaaaatggagtagccatcatagtcaacaatagagtccaaaatgcagtacttggatgcaatctcaaaaatgacagaatgatctctgttcgtttccaaggcaaaccattcaatatcatggcaatccaagtctatgccccaacgagtaacgacgaagaagctggagttgaacggttctatgaagatctatgaGACCTTCTAGAACGAATACCCAAAAAAggtgttcttttcatcatagcggattggaatgcaaaagtaggaagtcagacccctcgagtaacaggcaagtttggccttggagtacaaaatgaagcagggcaaaggctaatagagttttgccaagagaacgcactgctcatagcaaacaccctctccaatgacacaagagaagactctacacgtggacatccccagaaatcagattgattatattttttgcagccaaagatggagaagctctatacactcaacaaaaacaagatcaggagctgactgtggctcagatcatgaactccttgaaCGTTACAGGCAGGATTCAAAAATGTCACATCCTTTACATGTActattaattttgcatttttatcacATCGCATTGAAATTAGTTATTTTTACATCCTGTCCCCTACTAGAGAGTGAAATTCCTAGGgaagttgttgctgtttagtcactcagtcacgtccaactctttgtgactgcacaccaggcttcatgagattctccatgagattctccaggcaagaatactggagtgaattgccatttccttctccagggaatcttcccaacccagggatcgaagccgggtctcctgcactggcaggtggattcttctccACTGAGGCCCCGGGGAAGCCCCATTGTGATTACTCATTGTCTCTCATCACTTAGCCCGTGAGTAAGCGTCCACTAAATGCTGGCTAAATGGAAGAATATGTGAATACCTGTTGGGCCTGCTGATTGAAGACTTATTCTAAGCTCATTTCTTGGTTCAGAATAGAACAGGACATTGTCACAGTCTTTTAGCCAGGTCTtgcttcaagatttttttttcttctcattttatttttattttcaagagttTTGTTAAAGTATAGCTCACATGTCATAAATCCATCCATTTTAAGTGTGCGATAATTTTAGTAGACTGAAATCATCCCCACAATCcacttttagaacatttccatcactcaaGAAAAGCTCCCTTATGCACACTGGTGGCTCACTTGCATTCCCACTGTAATTTTGGacggtgtgctgcagtctctaAGCGTCAGTCCTTCGTCTATTATTTGGGATGATATGTGTCCTTGATCCCCCACAGAGAGACACAAGAGTCACAGCTGGGAGAACAAAGGAGAGTAACACATGCTTATGGAGTTCAGGGTTTTGTATTTTCCCCCCAAGTACCTGTGGTGACAGAGACAGCACCAGGGAAAACCTGAAACACCAGGCGCTGCTACAGACTGTGTACGGAGTCTTTAATTCTGCAGTTTTAGAGTGGAGCACATGCATTCTTCTTAATGGTTGCCTCTACCATTGTTTCCCATGACAATCAAGTCCCTTAGGCTCATTCTGGCTCCTAAGTTTATCAGTACCGGTACTCATCCTTACAACAGCCATGcctatttcaaataaataatttatcttcCTTCCAAGGATAAAGCTATTCACCTGCAATCTCATCAGGGTGTGGCTCCATCAGTAACTCACTTTCTGCTGTTTACTTTCCACAGCTACCTGTCAAGTCTTGCTTCTCTCTGTTTATGAATATATCCACGTCACAGACTTCCTTTTttacctttatccattcattctggGTGGGACAGTCCTCTCTCCCAATGGTGAGATCAGACAGAATGATCTAAATAAGAGAGCACCTTTATTACTGCAGTCACAAGGCATGCACGTTCATGGAATGAGCCTTCGTGTTCCTGCTTTGCATGGTCTGGAGGCTTTTCTTCACTCAACTATGTATCAGAGGTTATTTTCATCAACTCCAAATATAAATCTCTCCAGTGAATTTACAAGAGATAGTCAGAAGATGCTCTTGGCAACTTTTGAATGGCTAAAAGGAATCTGAACGTCCTGTCTAAGCACAGTAGAGCAGCCAGCGGGTAGATAGTAAGCAAGACTTTAGGGGCTTGTTTTTCTAGCTCCACTCTACCCTTCTCAGGCACTTCTCTGCCCTTGATTCTTTtcaacttaatttaaaataaatacaagggAAGCTAGAAGAACACGGAACAgtgcaattttaaaaaagcacaaaatCCTGGCACCCAGAAGCAGCTGCTAATAATACCACTGACTCTCTAGGGGAGCTCAAAAATGATCTCCCATTATCCATTCCCTAAAGCTCTGTGGCAACTCTGCACCTCATTCACCAAGGAGAGGAGCTGGTCAGCGCTGCTGAGCTGGACCAAGTGCTTGTGAAGGCTCTCTCTGGGGAGTGCATGCCCAAGGTGCTAGGCTAAGCATAGAGTGTAAGGGTCTGAAACTCATACAtttcatttattgaaatatagttgatttacaatgttgtgttaattactgctgtacagcaaagcgattctgttatacatgctatgctatgctatgctaagccgcttcagtcgtgtctgactctgtgcgaccccatagacggcagcccaccaggctctgccatccctgggattctccaggcaagaacactggagtgggttgccatttccttctccagtgcatgaaagagaaaagtgaaagtgaagtcgctcagtcgtgtctgacttttagcgaccccatggactgcagcctaccaggctcctctgtccatgggattttccaggcaagagtacttgagtggggtgccattgccttctccatctgttaTACATACGTATACatttttgaatattcattatGGTTTCTCATAGGATTTTGAATTTAGTTCTCTATTCTAAAgtgagctcccaggtgatgctagtggtagagaacccacctgccaatgcaggtagacctgagatgtgggttccatctctggatcgagaagatctcctggaggagggcacaacaacccactccagtattcttgcctggagaatcctatgggtggaggagcctggcaggctgcagtccatagtgttacagacagtcagacacagctgaagcagcttagcatgcatgccttgtgaccccatggactgcagcactccaggcctccctgtccttcaccatctcacggagcttgctcaaactcatgtccattgagtcggtgatgccatccaaccatctcatcctatgtcgtccccttctcctcctgccttcaatcttttccagcatcagggtctttgccaatgagtcagttcttcacatcaggtggccagagtattggagcttcaacttcagcctcagtccttccaatggatattcaggactgatctcctttaggatggactggttggatctccttgaagtccaggggactctcaagagtcttctccaacaccacagttcagaaacatcagttctttggctctcagtcttctttatggtccgactctcacatccatacatgactactggaaaaaccatagctttgactagatggacctttgttggcaaagtaatgtctcttctttttaatattatgtgtaggttggtcatagcttttcttccaaggagtagtctTTAAATTCcatggctatagtcactgtctgcagtgattttggagtccaagaaaataaagtctgtcactatttccattgcttacccatctctttgccatgaagtgatgggaccgaatgccatgatcttcattttttgaatgttgggttttaagccagctttttcactatcctttttcactttcaccaagaggctctttagttctgtttCATAGgctcatctgtgtcatattttagattccacatataaatgatatcataagatattatttctgacttactttgcttagtatgataatctctggttgcATGCATGTTTCTGCAAGTGGCATTGTTCTGttctttttatggcagagtactATTCCATGGTGTATCTGCACCAGGTCTTCTTCATCtggtcatctgttgatgggcattaggttgtttccatgtcgtGGCTATTGTGTATAGGGCTGCTATGCACATAGGAGTCCATGTATctcttttaattataattttgtctggatatatgcccaggagggggatttctggatcatgtggtaattctatttttagttttctgaggaaattCCATActctttccacagtggctgcacaaaCTTACACTCCCATCAACAATACAGGAGGGGGTCCCTTGTATCCACATCCTtctcagcatttgttatttgtagactttttaatgatggccattctgactggtggtacctcactgtagtttcaATTTGCCTTTCTCTCCGttttcagtaaagaatccacctgcaatgcaggagacccggttcaatccttggatcaggaagatcccctggagaagaaagtactggaacttcagcttcagcagcagtccttccagtggacatTCAGTATGGATTTCCTTTAAGCAATCctgatttgatgtccttgcagtccaccaagggactctcaagagtcttctttaccaccacagttcaaaagcatcagttcttcagtgttgaGCTTTCTTTAAGCCCCAACTCTCAAATcagtacatgattactggaaaaaccatagctttgactatacagacctttgttggcaaaatgatgtctctgctttttaatatactgtctaggtttgtcatagctttccttccaaggagcaagcatcttttactttccccTAGTACAAATTTACAAAAACTATCCTGGTTTCTAAGATCATCAAGACAAAAATTTTCATCTCATGTAGTTATAAAAACAGGGACAGAGTACTGCTAAGGAGTTCATCTGATTATTCAGCCTCTGTCGTGACTGATTAATCTCAGAACCTTTATCATTCTTGAGAAATTCCTAAAGAGGGATTCTATCTCCCAAACACCTATGTCTTTCAGGTAATTTAAAGGTCAGAATAAAAGGTAGCCAGGTATTCTGTGTAAATAGGCTCCTCTTATTTAAGGACCTTATCACTCTTTCATGAAGATCATGTTTTTTGTAATTGAAGCAATTTGAAATTTTACATAATGAAACTTCTCTACTGGCTGTGACATTGATTTTAAGCAGGTATATTGGAGATCATAATTATATTGGAGATCATAATTATAAATGTTAAGGATCCAACAGGGCAAAATATGTGGCATTTCAGGAGTTACTTTTCTTTCTCAACTCCAGTCTAGTCTCAACTCCAGTCCAGTCTTGGTCACTAGGCTAAAGCTGAGGAAGATCCGAATGGGATACTAATAGATGTTAGTGCTGGAAAAGACATTAGATCAAACCTATGTTTACCATCCTATATATCTAACTTGCCTTGAAAAAACTGTATCCAATAACTGTAACTCAGGAATATGGAGTTTTCTAGGACTCAGGAATATGGAGGCCTGGAAGCAGAAACTTCAAAGCTGTAGTGCCTACAGGTGTCCAACACTTGCTTTTAGTTCTTACCACATGAATACTCCTGGGGATTTTGAATTTTCCCTTCTGAacataaaagggaaaatgaaCAGAATGCCTTTTACCAAGAATAGTCTcctgaattatattttttatttctggccTAAAGATTATGAAAATCAGAATCCTACCAGAAGATAAACAAGAGTGCTTTCTGTCCCAGCCTCAATATTTGAGTATTTCTCTGTACCCTGTAGCAATTCCCACTAAGATTACAAGGGAAATAGACAAATCTAGACTTTTTCATGTACCAGAGTACATGTACCAGACTTTTCTCATGTATCAGCTTCTTATAGCTAATTTTACCAACCACTTTCCACTTgttaattactggaaaaacaactTCCTAGTGGAGACATGGTCTactcaaaaagcaaaaaacaacaaaaaaagtaacaTAAAGACATTGTTGGAGGTGCCAAAATCAGGCAGTATACCATCTCAACAGCAAAAGGCCATTTTCTGATTCCCTTTTCCAGTTACACAGTgaagaaggaagaacagagatgaCTATATAGCaataacagattaaaaaattgTCTAAATGTCTCTAACAAGCCAACTGATCAACCAAATCTTAAATATGACAGACATGTTGAGCATTCTTATTgcaacaaatttatttttgtgtgaagTTAACAAATCGTTGatctcttgtttatttttgctttgaacaAGTCCATAAGTGAAGTAATGAATTCATGATTTCCAGAGGTGAAAGAATAGGTTAAATGAGAGAACTAACAGAATGAGTtaggaaattcttttttaaaagagctcAGCACTAATAGTAATTCCTGTCCTGCCTAAAGTGAGATGCTATGGAGAGGCTTGCTggtctcctggcaaccttgatctACTTGGTCCACTCCACCATTGATCCTTGAGGTAGTACATGCTAAAGGATGGAACATTGGATGGAAGAGTCACATCATCACAACTAGCTACAAAAATGCTTGTGAATTTCTTGACCTATTGATATATTGGGTCATCACTGATGAAGCACTGAGAtaatgaacttccagatacttCTCATGTGTTGTCCTGTCCTTGCACCAGCCATGGGTTTATATCAGAAGATGAGAGTAATTATAACTCACTCCGCAGTTAGAAGAGTTGTGGATCAATGTTTTAGTTGACATTTCTCCTACAGCATACAGCTGACATAAATTCCATAGTCAGTAACACCAGGAAAAGAGTTTCTTCTTCCGTATGCTTAgggcatctttgatttctttgttccGCAAGCTATAGATCAATGGATTTAGCATGGGGATTATAACAGTGTACAAGACAGATGCCAGCTTGCTTTGGTTCGAGGAACCGCCAGAATTAGGATACATATAAACAAAGATACCCGAGCCAAAGAAGAGGGTCACTGCTGTCAGGTGAGAAGCACAAGTGTTGAAGGCTTTGGACCGACCTTCAGCTGAAGTGATCTTCACAATGGTGGCAACAATGTAACCATAGGATATCATGATAACCAAGACAGACATGAGCCCAAAGATGACTGTGAGCACAGATGTCATGACTTGAAAGAACAAGGTGTCCGAGCAGGATAGGGTTAGCAGTTGGGGCAGGTCGCAGAAGAAATGGTTGATGATGTTTGGTCCACAGAAGTGGAGCTGAAGTAAGGCACACAACTGAATGAACGAGCCAAGGAATCCAGTTACACAAGATCCTGCCACCATCTGCACGCAGAGAGAGGGGCACATGGTGGCTGTGTAGAGCAGAGGACTGCAAATGGCGACGTAGCGATCATAAGCCATGGCCGCCAGCAGACTGCACTCAGTCAGGCCCAGGCTAGAGAACAAGAAGTACTGCATGATGCACCCCGTAAAGGAGATGAGTTTATGCTTCCTGAAGAAGTCTGAGAGCATTCTAGGAGCTATGGTGGAAATATAGCAAGTGTCCAGCAAGGACAGGTtactgaggaagaagtacataggCGTGTGCAAACGGGAGTCCATCCTGATGACGGCGATGAGTCCCAGGTTCCAAGACACTGTCACCAGGTAGATCCCTAGGAATATTGAAAAGAGGACAGCAGTGAGCTGTGGAAACTCAGAGAACCCCAAGAGGATAAACTCTGTGATTGTTGTATTGTTCCTTCCTCCAGCCATCGCCCTGGGGGGTCCTCAGATCTGTAGGAAAAGGATAAATCTTTAAGTCAATTGTTACCCCAATGTCCATGGGAAGAAACTGCCTTCAACCCACACCGAACACAGAATCGAAGGAAATAGTGAACAACTTTAAAAGCAACAACGCTGGTTAACTTTGCCCCTAACTGATTGCTCTGTGTGCCAGAGTTCCCACATGTACAAGAGGGcagcccagggagctcagcctggtgctgtgATGGCCCAGCGGGGCGTGGTAGCAGACGGGTGGGGAGGCTCAGGAGAAAGGGATGTATGGACACAGACGGCTGAGACCCGCTGTGCAGCAGAAGCTAAAACCACATCGTagagcagttatactccaattaactttattaaatttaaaaagaggataTTACACTTTTCAATATTAACCCACCTACCTATCACAAAGACAAAAGAACGTATGCTAACATTTGGAAAGCCCTTCTTAGAAGATACTTGGGAAATTTTAGGATATTATTAATGAGATGATAACTCCTGTGTTtagcttagtgactaaaaacacgGTCTTAGATACTACATAGGTGTTCTGGAGTGCGACTCTGCCAACTGTGAGCTTTATGACTCCAAACAGATTGGTCTCCTTCTACTTAATTGATGTCATCggaaagtgagaaaaataattacaatagaaCTTATCTCATAAGGTTTACTTGAAGTTAAATTAGGTCTGTTTATGTACAGTAACTGCCGTGGATAAAGTAGTGTACAAAGCAGAGTCAATACGTAATATGTTCTTAATATCATTTTGAAGTATCCGTTTGTTTGTGAGAAACTTTTTtcgatatttatttttatttatttggctgcaccaggtccaagttgcagtatgtgggctctagtcccctgaccatgggccaaacccaggccccctgtgttgggagcgtggagtcttagccactggacggCCAATGAAGTCCCTGGGAGAAACTTTTAAAGTGCAAATTTTAAAAGGTTGGTCACACAGATAAGACTCAGACTACAGTGTGGTTAATTTGAAATCAGTAGTAAAATTATAAGAAATAGCATAATTGGAAACTAATTACATATTTCTAAACTATTCGGGAGTCAAATAATAAATTGTAATAAAAAAGGCAGGGCAGGGATTGACATGCACAGGTTTCTTTCTAGTCTTTCTGCAGCTCAGTCTTCCCAGACTGAAAATAATTCCTCTAAAGCAGAGCTTCAACCGTGGCTGTCCATTAGAACCATCTGGCACACTTCTAAAGCCCCATTGATCAAACTGATTAATTCAGCATCTCGGGGGCTGGAAGCCAAGTATCAGTATTTGCTAAAACTCTACAAAAGATTTCAATGTGTAGTCACACTTCAGTGTGCATAAGAGAGTGAACTGTTGggtttttttcaaactttaaactttttactttgcatTAAGATATAGTGGATTAACAATGTCATGGTACTTCCAGGTGatcagcaaagggactcagccacgcaTATACgtgcatccattctccccgaGCCCTCCCCCCATCCAGGATGGCaagtaacactgagcagagttccctgagtgGTACAGTAGGTCCTCgctggttatccatttcaaatgGAAGACTGTAGCTCTATCTTAGAAAAGCAAAACCATAATCTACACCTATTTTTTGTAGCACCTCCAGTGGCTCAGATACTCAAGCGCACACATTCGTTGAAGGAATCCCACAGCTTTTGTAAGAACCTGATGCTTCCACATAATATGTTATCATTACGTCCATTGGTGCATAAATCTTCAAATGATGTAAAACCATGATGGATTTTCTTTAACATTGGAAAGCAATCACACTTGTGGGACAAATAAGGATTTTAAGAGGCTCTTTTATACACTGAAATAGCATCATTCCATTTTAAGGGGAAATTATATATGTGAGGAAAATGTCTATTATAGAATGAGaagcagaattttattttctctaagatgACAGCTGGAGCTAAGGTGGGAAAAATACCCAGAGGGTTTCTGTGGGCAGCTACTACTTGTCCTTTTGACCTTTGCTAAACCAGCCTCGGGGACCAGGGGATTCAGAAATCCTGAGACTAGCATAGGCTCTTGGAATCTGAGGGTGTTTCTTTCAAGGAGGTTGATTTATGATGGGCCattctggtagctcagagggtaaagcgtctgccttccaggcaggagacctgggtttgatccctgggtcaggaagatctcctggagaaggaaatggtgaccccctccggtgttcttgcctggagaatcccatggactgaggagcctggtgggccacggttgcaaagagtcagacatgggaTGGGCCTGTTGTAACCTTTCTCAAGTTAGCAAAGAAAGTGTGTCCTGTCTTTAACagctattttctctttatttttccttgcacgcagggaaggaaaagagaaggaagaaagggaggacgggaggaaagaagggcagaggaagggagggaaaggcagaggaagataGAGGAGAGAAGCCCATACTGAGAAAATTCAAAGAACAAACTGACCCACTTACA
Above is a genomic segment from Bos javanicus breed banteng chromosome 15, ARS-OSU_banteng_1.0, whole genome shotgun sequence containing:
- the LOC133227147 gene encoding olfactory receptor 5AN6-like, which encodes MAGGRNNTTITEFILLGFSEFPQLTAVLFSIFLGIYLVTVSWNLGLIAVIRMDSRLHTPMYFFLSNLSLLDTCYISTIAPRMLSDFFRKHKLISFTGCIMQYFLFSSLGLTECSLLAAMAYDRYVAICSPLLYTATMCPSLCVQMVAGSCVTGFLGSFIQLCALLQLHFCGPNIINHFFCDLPQLLTLSCSDTLFFQVMTSVLTVIFGLMSVLVIMISYGYIVATIVKITSAEGRSKAFNTCASHLTAVTLFFGSGIFVYMYPNSGGSSNQSKLASVLYTVIIPMLNPLIYSLRNKEIKDALSIRKKKLFSWCY